The Leptodactylus fuscus isolate aLepFus1 chromosome 3, aLepFus1.hap2, whole genome shotgun sequence genome has a segment encoding these proteins:
- the LOC142198616 gene encoding taste receptor type 2 member 116-like: MDVSSSPTIQYQVLVVAAGLTFLAGFLINVFIVAVTICEWKKGRPVSKTDQVITSLGITRMLFQGVCLMYVIIYTYFPGQSILVFTVVAVLEYSFVYSNIWLSALLSIIFWLKISTLHNVFFLGLRCLVLNKVFLLTLVSMFVPLSYILTYSLIFSFSKSYNLTQETYDNVFFGLRVLIMIFFRIGPLLIFLMSSVLLIIYLLHHIRRMKSERNGTSHLDTYYKTIKFTGFSLFCSTVFIIIEKTYTYCINVFGYLGIYLIWQIFPTLHSMYLIYATVKLRSQVSNVIRLISGKCHVRRAPVETVSQ; the protein is encoded by the coding sequence ATGGATGTCTCTTCATCTCCAACCATACAATACCAAGttctggtggtggcagcaggaCTTACCTTCCTGGCTGGATTTCTTATCAATGTGTTTATTGTAGCTGTGACCATCTGTGAGTGGAAGAAAGGAAGACCGGTGTCCAAGACCGACCAAGTCATCACCTCCCTCGGGATCACCAGGATGTTATTCCAGGGTGTATGCCTGATGTATgtcattatatatacttactttcCTGGACAGAGTATCTTGGTCTTTACAGTGGTTGCTGTGCTTGAGTATTCATTTGTCTACTCCAACATCTGGTTGTCCGCTTTGCTCTCCATCATCTTCTGGTTGAAGATCTCCACCTTGCACAATGTCTTCTTTTTAGGACTAAGGTGCCTTGTATTGAACAAAGTCTTTCTTCTGACCTTGGTCTCCATGTTTGTGCCTCTCAGCTACATTTTGACCTACAGTTTGATCTTCTCCTTCAGTAAATCTTACAACTTAACCCAGGAGACATATGACAATGTTTTCTTTGGTTTGAGGGTCTTAATAATGATATTTTTTAGGATCGGACCCCTCCTCATTTTCCTAATGTCATCAGTCCTGCTCATCATCTATCTTCTTCATCACATACGTCGAATGAAATCCGAAAGAAATGGAACAAGTCACCTGGATACTTACTATAAGACCATCAAGTTCACCGGATTCTCCCTTTTCTGCTCCACTGTATTTATCATTATTGAGAAGacttacacatactgtattaaTGTATTTGGCTATTTGGGGATTTACCTTATTTGGCAGATTTTTCCAACCCTCCATTCTATGTATCTGATTTATGCGACGGTTAAACTACGAAGTCAGGTCTCCAATGTGATCCGTCTGATCAGTGGAAAATGTCATGTCCGCAGAGCTCCGGTGGAGACGGTGTCCCAGTAA
- the LOC142198617 gene encoding taste receptor type 2 member 140-like yields MDVSSSPTIQYQVLVVAAGLTFLAGFLINVFIVAVTICEWEKGRPVSKTDQVITSLGVTRMIFQGVCLLKVIWDLYKLSILFYAVVIVLEYSFVFSNIWLSALLSVIFWLKISTLHNAFFLGLRRLVLNKVFLLTLVSMFVPLSYSLAYILIFSFRQSYNSTQETYENVFLGMDILIIIFFSAVPFLIYFISSVLLIFYLYHHIRQMRSERNGTNHLDTYYKTIKFTGFSLFCSTFYVMVMSTYPYCLDAFGILGLYFFWQIFPTLHSMYLIYSTVKLRSQVSNMVLLLKKGCHDPKTQVETVS; encoded by the coding sequence ATGGATGTCTCTTCATCTCCAACCATACAATACCAAGttctggtggtggcagcaggaCTTACCTTCCTGGCTGGATTTCTTATCAATGTGTTTATTGTAGCTGTGACCATCTGTGAGTGGGAGAAAGGAAGACCGGTGTCCAAGACCGACCAAGTCATCACCTCCCTCGGGGTCACCAGGATGATATTCCAGGGTGTATGCCTGCTGAAAGTCATTTGGGACTTATATAAATTGAGCATCTTGTTCTATGCAGTGGTTATTGTGCTTGAGTATTCATTTGTCTTCTCCAACATCTGGTTGTCCGCTTTGCTCTCCGTCATCTTCTGGTTGAAGATCTCCACCTTGCACAATGCCTTCTTTTTAGGACTAAGGCGTCTTGTATTGAACAAAGTCTTTCTTTTGACCTTGGTCTCCATGTTTGTGCCTCTCAGCTACAGTTTGGCCTATATTTTGATATTCTCCTTCAGGCAATCTTACAACTCAACCCAGGAGACATATGAAAATGTTTTCTTGGGCATGGATATCTTAATAATCATATTTTTTAGTGCCGTACCCTTCCTCATTTACTTTATTTCATCAGTCCTGCTCATCTTCTATCTTTACCATCACATAAGACAAATGAGATCCGAAAGAAATGGAACAAATCACCTGGATACTTACTATAAGACCATCAAGTTCACCGGATTCTCCCTTTTCTGCTCCACTTTCTATGTCATGGTTATGAGCACTTACCCATACTGCCTCGATGCATTTGGCATTTTGGGGCTTTACTTTTTCTGGCAGATTTTTCCAACCCTCCATTCCATGTATCTTATTTATTCGACAGTCAAACTACGGAGCCAGGTTTCCAATATGGTTCTTCTGTTGAAGAAAGGATGTCATGACCCCAAAACTCAAGTGGAGACAGTGTCGTAA